Proteins encoded by one window of Candidatus Zixiibacteriota bacterium:
- a CDS encoding Glu/Leu/Phe/Val dehydrogenase, with protein sequence MPRKTTTTKTRKTARPTEHSKSVVSVKNTMIPISVFGNVLKQFEAAAQKLHLDPSLKEFMKIPRRSTIVNLPVRMDDGTYKMFTGYRVQHSIARGPAKGGIRYHPDVTLDEVQALAAWMTWKSAVVNIPFGGGKGGIVCDPQKLSEGELERLTRRYVADLMKIFGPDDDIPAPDVGTGPRVMAWFMDTYSMRENHSVPASVTGKPTVLGGSLGRTEATGRGVMLTTREAAKHLKLDLSRATASVQGFGNVGSISAKLLHEHGVKFLYVSDVTGAIHNPDGIDIPEMIAYAAKKRSILGFPGTKKIDPAEVLSAKVDILIPAALENQITAANAQKVNARIVAEGANGPVTPEADAILEKKKIMVIPDILCNAGGVTVSYFEWVQNRIGYSWTEEEVNRRLEEKMVAAFKDVLTISLEHKTSLRIAAFMLAITRVAEVIQLRGIYA encoded by the coding sequence ATGCCCAGGAAAACAACTACCACTAAAACCAGAAAAACGGCTCGGCCAACCGAACACAGCAAGAGCGTCGTTTCCGTGAAAAACACCATGATACCGATTTCGGTGTTTGGCAACGTCCTCAAGCAGTTCGAAGCGGCCGCCCAAAAGCTCCACCTGGATCCGTCCCTGAAGGAATTCATGAAGATACCCCGGCGGAGCACCATAGTAAATCTGCCGGTGCGCATGGACGATGGTACCTACAAAATGTTCACCGGCTACCGCGTTCAGCACTCAATAGCGAGGGGACCGGCCAAAGGCGGCATCAGGTATCATCCTGATGTTACCCTCGATGAAGTCCAGGCTCTTGCCGCCTGGATGACCTGGAAAAGCGCTGTCGTAAACATTCCCTTCGGCGGCGGCAAAGGCGGGATTGTCTGTGACCCGCAAAAACTCTCCGAGGGAGAACTCGAAAGACTCACTCGCCGCTATGTGGCTGACCTGATGAAGATATTTGGCCCCGATGATGACATTCCGGCTCCCGATGTCGGCACCGGTCCGAGAGTGATGGCCTGGTTCATGGATACCTATTCCATGCGTGAAAACCACTCCGTGCCTGCTTCCGTTACCGGCAAGCCCACGGTGTTGGGCGGCTCGCTCGGACGCACTGAGGCCACCGGCCGCGGTGTTATGCTCACTACCCGCGAGGCCGCAAAGCACTTGAAACTCGATCTCTCCAGGGCTACGGCCTCCGTACAGGGTTTCGGAAATGTCGGCTCTATCTCAGCCAAACTGCTTCACGAACACGGTGTGAAGTTTCTTTACGTTTCCGATGTAACCGGCGCGATTCACAATCCTGATGGTATCGATATTCCGGAAATGATTGCTTATGCGGCAAAGAAAAGGAGCATCCTTGGTTTTCCGGGAACCAAAAAGATCGATCCGGCAGAAGTTCTCAGCGCCAAAGTTGATATTCTCATCCCGGCAGCGCTCGAAAATCAAATAACCGCAGCCAACGCTCAGAAGGTCAACGCCCGGATCGTAGCCGAAGGCGCCAACGGTCCGGTCACGCCCGAGGCAGACGCCATTTTGGAGAAAAAGAAAATAATGGTCATACCCGACATACTCTGCAACGCCGGCGGTGTGACGGTTTCATATTTCGAATGGGTCCAGAATCGCATCGGCTACTCGTGGACGGAGGAAGAAGTCAACCGAAGGCTCGAAGAGAAAATGGTTGCGGCTTTCAAGGATGTGCTCACGATCTCACTCGAGCACAAGACCAGCCTAAGAATCGCGGCCTTTATGCTGGCTATCACCCGGGTTGCCGAGGTCATTCAACTGCGCGGTATCTACGCATAG
- a CDS encoding site-2 protease family protein produces MFSQEFLQRAIIALPAILFALTVHEFFHAYLALKFGDPTARDQGRLTLNPLAHLDLMGTLMMFLSQFRFGWAKPVPVNPYNLRNPRVADFWISAAGPLSNLGLGFVFGMLFRLAATTQVQLPEPLYMFLYFSVMINVSLAFFNLIPIFPLDGSHILRSVLPPSYEPTLDQFDRIGPILLLVLIVVGGFWIILGPFISFFVYLFAGVRVG; encoded by the coding sequence ATGTTCAGCCAGGAATTCCTTCAACGTGCAATCATAGCGTTGCCGGCTATTCTGTTTGCACTCACCGTGCACGAGTTCTTTCACGCTTATCTTGCACTGAAATTCGGTGACCCCACCGCGCGCGATCAGGGAAGACTCACGCTGAACCCGCTTGCGCATTTGGACCTGATGGGAACGCTCATGATGTTTCTCTCGCAGTTTCGATTCGGCTGGGCCAAGCCGGTACCGGTGAATCCCTACAACCTGAGAAACCCCCGCGTCGCCGACTTCTGGATTTCCGCCGCCGGGCCGCTTTCGAACCTCGGCTTGGGATTCGTATTCGGGATGCTGTTTCGACTTGCCGCTACCACGCAAGTTCAGCTACCGGAACCGCTCTATATGTTCCTTTACTTCTCAGTTATGATCAATGTATCGCTGGCCTTTTTCAATCTTATTCCGATTTTTCCGCTCGATGGTTCGCATATTCTCAGAAGTGTATTGCCTCCCAGCTATGAGCCTACGCTCGATCAGTTCGACCGCATTGGCCCCATCCTGCTTCTTGTCCTGATCGTGGTGGGGGGCTTCTGGATAATTTTGGGACCGTTCATTAGTTTTTTTGTGTACCTGTTCGCGGGGGTGAGGGTTGGCTAA
- a CDS encoding ABC transporter ATP-binding protein translates to MTASLSAAVHAILSGVMVWMFGPLLMTLFQIQTIPGLEGIAAPVQQQTVTTEQTVADDQGFFASITASINSAKESMKGWVDSLVEADTRQNQLIRFCWVIFFVVLARNIFLYLQGFFMAYVQQSVVRSFRDRLFDKYQRLSLDYFHSRRTGQIISRVTNDVMVLNEAVDIGFNRLVTDSIMVLVYFAFLVILSWKLTLLAMVILPVVFGFIWFVGKKLRKYSERSQERMSDVNAVLEESVNNIRIVKAFSMEKFESEKFFKATYNYFRALLRMTRIRHLAAPINDMLATIAGIIILLYAGSRIISGTGDLDAGDFMTFILAMFAMIKPVKSLSQIHIKLQEGMAAAERVFKVIDANEKVKDIPNAHVIERFNDNIVYDKVTFSYNGTDTVLKDISFEVKLGEVVAFVGPSGGGKSTLLDLLPRFYDPQNGRILVDGHDIKTVSLQSLRSLLGIVTQETYLFNDTVFNNIAYGLNGVSQERVIETARMANAHDFIEHLESGYDTLVGNRGVKLSGGQRQRLAIARALLKNPQILIFDEATSALDTEAEVLVQEAIDRLMKNRTTLVIAHRLSTIKHANRILVVDGGRIVESGSHEELIKINGLYHRLYSMQFRDM, encoded by the coding sequence GTGACTGCCTCGCTATCGGCGGCTGTTCACGCGATTTTGTCCGGCGTGATGGTCTGGATGTTCGGTCCGCTGCTTATGACCCTCTTTCAGATCCAGACAATTCCGGGCCTGGAGGGCATCGCCGCGCCCGTTCAGCAGCAGACTGTGACAACCGAACAGACCGTCGCCGATGACCAGGGATTCTTTGCCTCAATTACCGCTTCAATCAACTCGGCCAAAGAGTCCATGAAGGGTTGGGTCGATTCACTGGTCGAAGCAGACACCAGGCAAAACCAGTTGATACGCTTCTGCTGGGTTATCTTCTTCGTCGTTTTAGCCCGCAACATATTTTTATATCTTCAGGGCTTTTTCATGGCCTACGTGCAGCAATCGGTCGTGAGATCATTTCGCGACCGCCTGTTCGACAAATATCAACGCCTCTCGCTGGACTATTTTCACAGTCGAAGAACCGGCCAGATAATCTCGCGGGTGACCAACGATGTCATGGTGCTCAATGAGGCGGTCGATATCGGTTTCAATCGTCTGGTTACCGACTCAATCATGGTATTGGTCTATTTCGCCTTCCTGGTCATTCTTTCGTGGAAACTCACGCTGCTGGCGATGGTGATTCTTCCGGTAGTATTCGGCTTCATCTGGTTCGTCGGCAAGAAACTGCGCAAGTACTCCGAGCGCTCTCAAGAGAGGATGTCCGATGTTAACGCGGTGTTGGAAGAATCAGTCAACAATATCCGCATCGTTAAAGCCTTTTCGATGGAGAAGTTCGAGAGCGAGAAATTCTTCAAAGCCACCTACAACTATTTCCGCGCGCTGCTGCGCATGACGCGTATCAGGCATCTGGCTGCCCCGATAAATGACATGCTCGCCACTATCGCCGGTATCATCATTCTGCTCTATGCCGGAAGCAGAATAATAAGCGGCACGGGGGATCTCGACGCCGGCGACTTTATGACTTTCATCCTCGCCATGTTCGCCATGATCAAACCGGTCAAATCGCTCAGCCAGATTCATATCAAACTGCAGGAGGGCATGGCGGCCGCCGAACGCGTCTTCAAGGTCATCGATGCCAACGAAAAAGTCAAAGATATCCCCAACGCCCACGTTATCGAGCGTTTTAACGATAATATCGTCTATGACAAGGTGACCTTCAGCTACAACGGCACCGATACAGTTCTCAAGGATATTTCCTTCGAAGTCAAACTGGGCGAGGTAGTAGCCTTCGTGGGCCCATCAGGGGGCGGCAAGTCCACCCTGTTGGATCTCCTGCCGCGATTTTACGACCCTCAGAACGGACGGATCCTCGTCGATGGCCACGATATCAAGACAGTCTCGCTGCAGTCGCTGCGCTCGCTTCTGGGAATCGTCACCCAGGAAACGTATCTGTTCAACGATACTGTCTTCAACAATATCGCCTACGGACTAAATGGCGTTTCCCAGGAGAGAGTCATCGAAACCGCTCGGATGGCCAACGCTCACGACTTCATCGAGCACCTCGAATCCGGCTACGATACATTGGTCGGCAACAGGGGCGTTAAATTGTCCGGCGGCCAGCGTCAACGACTCGCCATCGCGAGAGCGCTTCTCAAAAATCCCCAGATTCTCATTTTTGATGAAGCCACTTCGGCGCTGGATACCGAAGCTGAAGTTCTGGTGCAGGAGGCTATAGACCGGCTCATGAAAAACCGCACGACTCTCGTCATAGCCCACCGCTTATCGACTATCAAACACGCCAACCGCATCCTCGTTGTTGATGGCGGACGTATCGTTGAAAGCGGCTCGCACGAAGAACTTATCAAAATCAACGGTCTCTATCACCGCCTGTACTCCATGCAGTTTCGGGATATGTGA
- a CDS encoding glycosyltransferase family 4 protein produces the protein MNIAFLNSIAKDTYGGMEEWIRLVSAGLEALGHRVTLIGRPGSKYLRRISKGHPDTDIVELDISGDFNPFTISRLRKFLRDKKIEILLVNFNKDVRLGGIAARLNGDVKVVWSVGINIAENGFVHRILTPRLVDKIIVPSESLKREIASCKHIDVGSIEVIPIGIGDNSSVQPRDKARRRLRKTYGLPDDATVAVTVGRFVYQKGHEYLVDAAVEITRRFPDLYFLLLGDGPGEKKLRTHIEKLGLTDRFIFAGMVDDVDRELAGCDLMIHPSKEEPFGIALLEGMRMGLPIIASRVGGIPEVVSDEESALLFEPCSPWAIAEAASEVLADRDRMKRMGEAGRLRWREKFSYEKMIRRVSRCLTELSGALRSSTLADSGDESAAKNMLST, from the coding sequence ATGAATATCGCCTTTCTCAACTCGATTGCGAAAGATACCTACGGCGGCATGGAAGAGTGGATTCGGCTGGTGTCGGCCGGTCTTGAAGCGCTCGGACACCGGGTGACCCTGATAGGAAGACCCGGTTCAAAGTATCTCCGGAGAATCAGCAAGGGCCATCCAGACACAGACATCGTCGAACTTGACATTTCCGGCGATTTCAATCCTTTTACCATATCCAGACTACGGAAATTTCTGCGTGATAAGAAAATCGAAATCCTGCTGGTAAACTTCAACAAGGATGTTCGACTGGGGGGAATCGCCGCGCGATTGAACGGTGATGTCAAAGTCGTATGGTCGGTAGGAATCAATATTGCCGAAAACGGTTTTGTCCACCGCATATTGACTCCGAGGCTGGTTGACAAAATCATTGTGCCTTCCGAATCTCTGAAGCGGGAAATAGCATCGTGCAAACATATAGATGTCGGCAGCATCGAGGTGATTCCCATCGGCATTGGTGACAATTCGTCGGTTCAGCCGAGGGATAAAGCGCGCCGCCGCCTCAGAAAAACTTATGGTCTGCCTGATGACGCCACCGTTGCCGTAACTGTCGGAAGATTCGTTTACCAGAAGGGACATGAGTATCTGGTTGACGCCGCCGTTGAAATCACACGTCGTTTTCCGGATTTGTATTTCCTGCTGCTCGGCGACGGTCCCGGTGAGAAAAAACTCAGGACGCACATTGAAAAATTGGGCCTGACCGATCGCTTTATTTTTGCGGGGATGGTTGATGATGTCGACCGAGAACTTGCCGGGTGTGACCTGATGATCCACCCATCCAAGGAAGAACCATTCGGAATCGCCCTTCTGGAAGGGATGCGAATGGGACTGCCGATTATTGCCAGTCGCGTCGGCGGGATTCCGGAGGTGGTTTCCGATGAGGAGTCGGCGCTGCTTTTCGAGCCGTGCAGCCCCTGGGCCATTGCTGAGGCGGCCTCGGAGGTTCTCGCAGACAGAGACCGCATGAAAAGGATGGGGGAGGCCGGGCGACTGCGATGGCGGGAGAAGTTCAGCTACGAAAAGATGATAAGACGGGTCAGTCGCTGTCTTACGGAATTGTCGGGGGCACTCCGATCATCGACCCTCGCCGACAGTGGCGACGAATCCGCAGCGAAAAACATGCTGAGTACTTAA
- a CDS encoding glycosyltransferase family 4 protein, with amino-acid sequence MNILFFDSIDKDIFGGLENWIGMVASRFVQKGHDITVAGRPNSEFLRRIAALDPNIKVLPVRISGDFDPFVIQKIKRYLKQQAIDIVFVNFNKDIRLAGLAATLYGKAKVIWRVGLNITKDSLVHKMLTPRLIDGVITPSHSLKKEITALGYITNDIVEVIHNGTLVKNFPRPDQEARAELRRKYNLPGNSIIAVTVGRFVNHKGHAYLIEAAPEIVKKHPDVRFLFLGDGYMQADHEKRIAELGLEQHFVFAGMLDNLDLELGGADFVVHPSIIEPFSNAVLECMRAGLPTVATRVGGTEEALIDGETSIMVDPANSEQLSSAIIKMLDSPPLMLAMGKASQKRWREQFTIDIMLDKVEKYLSRFTTRA; translated from the coding sequence ATGAATATTCTATTTTTCGATTCTATCGATAAAGATATCTTTGGAGGTCTGGAAAACTGGATCGGCATGGTAGCCAGTCGTTTTGTTCAGAAGGGACACGACATAACCGTGGCCGGCCGTCCCAATTCCGAGTTTCTGCGGCGTATCGCCGCTCTCGACCCCAACATCAAAGTCCTGCCCGTTCGTATCTCGGGTGATTTTGACCCGTTTGTGATACAGAAGATCAAGCGATACCTCAAACAACAAGCGATTGACATCGTCTTCGTGAACTTCAATAAAGATATTCGCCTGGCGGGCCTGGCCGCGACGCTCTATGGCAAAGCAAAGGTCATCTGGAGAGTCGGACTCAATATCACTAAAGACAGCCTCGTTCACAAAATGCTGACCCCGAGGCTCATTGATGGTGTCATCACGCCCTCACATTCGCTCAAAAAAGAAATCACGGCATTGGGTTATATAACCAACGACATAGTCGAGGTCATACATAACGGTACCCTCGTGAAAAACTTTCCTCGCCCCGACCAGGAGGCCCGCGCCGAACTTCGCCGGAAGTACAATCTACCCGGAAACAGCATAATAGCCGTGACCGTTGGAAGATTCGTCAACCACAAGGGACACGCGTATCTCATCGAGGCAGCTCCCGAAATCGTCAAGAAACACCCGGATGTGAGATTTCTGTTTTTGGGCGACGGCTATATGCAGGCGGATCACGAAAAACGGATTGCCGAATTGGGGCTGGAACAGCATTTTGTTTTTGCCGGCATGCTCGACAACCTTGACCTCGAACTCGGCGGCGCCGATTTCGTTGTCCACCCGTCAATCATCGAGCCGTTCTCAAACGCTGTCCTCGAATGCATGCGGGCCGGGCTGCCGACTGTCGCCACCCGCGTCGGAGGCACCGAGGAGGCGCTCATCGATGGCGAAACCTCGATCATGGTCGACCCGGCAAACTCCGAACAGTTGTCGTCAGCCATCATCAAAATGCTCGACTCCCCGCCGTTGATGCTGGCGATGGGGAAGGCGTCGCAAAAAAGGTGGCGCGAACAGTTTACAATTGATATTATGCTGGACAAGGTGGAAAAATATTTGTCCCGTTTCACTACAAGAGCATAG
- a CDS encoding glycosyltransferase family 9 protein has product MNRLKPLEHWFKDFFFNVFKRFLKKGQADFTPLDGAKIKKVLFLRPEKIGDMVISFPVFDGLKKNFPHIKIAILGSPTNYAIIKDDPRFDTIYIYKKKPIHDIKTLMAMRRGGYDCVVDMIGNDSVTALFLSQLCAPGKPRIGVGKVKFREYYDFNYDHRLGNTGHIIENTLKLLNAFDINSEKVPCYAEPYIDESINEMAKSYIKTVTNGDHGLLKVGYNLSAGSPTRVWAEEKSAALLKKLLTHNCGCHVILFTVPWERKRALRLQQQVGGSIDIVPDRLNLTEAAAIIRHLDVFISPDTSLVHIARSLKVPVVGLYSRYMKNFLLWRPYGQQTGAVVSGCDGNIFDITVDQVYDTFVDVVKQQNLGKQ; this is encoded by the coding sequence ATGAATCGACTCAAGCCACTGGAACACTGGTTCAAAGACTTCTTCTTCAACGTTTTTAAGCGCTTTCTGAAGAAGGGGCAGGCCGATTTTACGCCTCTTGACGGCGCCAAAATCAAAAAAGTGCTCTTTCTGCGCCCGGAGAAGATTGGCGATATGGTCATATCGTTTCCGGTGTTCGATGGACTCAAGAAGAATTTCCCGCATATAAAAATCGCCATCCTGGGCTCCCCGACCAACTACGCCATTATCAAGGATGACCCCCGCTTCGACACCATTTATATCTATAAGAAAAAACCGATACACGATATCAAGACCCTCATGGCTATGCGTCGCGGCGGCTACGATTGTGTCGTCGATATGATCGGCAACGACTCGGTCACGGCTCTTTTCCTCTCGCAGCTCTGCGCCCCCGGCAAACCAAGAATCGGCGTTGGGAAAGTGAAATTTCGCGAATACTACGATTTCAACTACGACCACCGCCTCGGCAACACCGGTCACATTATCGAAAACACGCTAAAGCTGCTGAACGCTTTCGATATCAATAGCGAGAAAGTGCCGTGCTACGCCGAACCGTATATCGACGAATCCATCAACGAGATGGCGAAGTCCTATATAAAAACCGTCACCAACGGTGATCACGGTCTGCTGAAAGTGGGCTACAACCTCTCCGCCGGCTCTCCCACGAGAGTCTGGGCCGAGGAAAAGTCCGCCGCCCTGCTGAAAAAGCTGCTGACGCACAACTGCGGCTGCCACGTCATTCTATTCACTGTCCCGTGGGAGCGCAAGCGAGCCCTCAGGCTGCAGCAGCAGGTTGGCGGCAGTATCGATATCGTACCGGATAGATTGAACCTGACCGAGGCCGCGGCCATAATTCGCCATCTCGATGTCTTCATCTCGCCCGACACTTCGCTCGTCCACATTGCCCGGTCGCTCAAAGTTCCGGTCGTGGGCCTCTACAGCCGCTATATGAAGAATTTCCTGCTCTGGAGACCATACGGTCAGCAGACGGGCGCGGTTGTTTCCGGCTGCGATGGAAATATATTTGATATCACGGTCGATCAGGTGTACGATACCTTTGTCGATGTCGTCAAACAGCAAAACCTGGGGAAACAATGA
- a CDS encoding glycosyltransferase family 2 protein: MSPLSVVIISKNEERNIARCLASVSWADEIILIDSQSQDETVNIAQQYKAKVYSPEWKGYGAAKKEGVKRASSDWILSIDADEEVSPQLRDEIREVLSSDGAGSGYYLKRKTLFLGRWIKHCGWYPDYVLRLFRKSRGDFDGAFVHEKVVVEGEIGHLNNELLHYSYPTLEEYFRKFDWYTSLGARETVRKGTSAGWFDIVVKPPLAFVSRYVLRQGFRDGLEGFLISVLSALAVMVKYAKAREIYRKKETVE, encoded by the coding sequence ATGAGTCCGCTTTCTGTGGTCATAATCTCCAAAAACGAGGAGCGCAACATCGCTCGCTGCCTCGCGTCGGTAAGCTGGGCCGATGAGATTATTCTGATCGACAGCCAATCCCAGGATGAAACCGTGAATATCGCCCAGCAATACAAAGCAAAGGTCTATTCCCCCGAATGGAAAGGATACGGTGCCGCCAAGAAAGAAGGCGTCAAGAGAGCATCTTCGGATTGGATACTGTCTATCGATGCCGACGAGGAGGTTTCGCCTCAATTGCGCGATGAAATCAGAGAAGTCTTAAGCAGTGACGGCGCCGGATCGGGATACTATCTCAAGCGCAAGACACTCTTTCTCGGACGGTGGATCAAACACTGCGGATGGTACCCTGATTACGTCTTGAGGTTATTTCGGAAATCCAGGGGGGATTTCGATGGAGCCTTCGTTCACGAGAAAGTCGTCGTCGAGGGTGAGATTGGCCACTTGAATAATGAGCTGCTTCACTATAGCTATCCGACGCTCGAAGAGTATTTCCGGAAATTCGACTGGTACACCAGCCTCGGGGCCAGGGAGACCGTCCGCAAAGGAACTTCAGCGGGATGGTTCGACATCGTGGTAAAACCGCCACTCGCCTTTGTGAGCCGCTACGTGCTTCGCCAGGGGTTTCGTGACGGTCTGGAGGGTTTTTTGATCTCGGTGTTGTCGGCGCTGGCGGTCATGGTCAAGTATGCCAAGGCCCGCGAAATATACAGAAAAAAGGAAACGGTAGAATAA
- a CDS encoding glycosyltransferase family 9 protein gives MSKQLEFEKGDGILISRTDRLGDLILALPFVETISERYPQCRVDVISSLYASPILENNKRIHKILRVQNDQLLTNKLYKKDLLQKIKKEKYKAVVALYPERQMSRLFYKAEIPYRLGTAGRFHSVFFNMRLVHSRKKNLKHEYEYNLDFLRFFRRGKTVDFPNVYLRPKEINNARRILNEAGVSDHFVVIHPGSGGSAERWPLENFIRLYRLLKQHGIELVVSGSEEEGEVIAEAEKALGIPVRKITGQTDLRTLAAVLSLANLVVANSTGPLHLAVAVGTHGVGLYPSRKAMSPLRWGPLGAGGRVIQPVGVECKCPPRHCKCMETITPERVMNEILEMLQTAPEAKR, from the coding sequence ATGTCTAAACAACTTGAATTTGAAAAGGGCGACGGCATCCTCATCAGCCGGACCGACCGGCTCGGCGACCTGATACTCGCTTTGCCGTTCGTGGAGACTATCTCCGAACGATACCCCCAGTGCCGGGTCGATGTGATCTCGTCGCTGTACGCTTCGCCCATCCTCGAAAACAACAAGCGCATCCATAAAATCCTGCGCGTCCAAAACGATCAGCTTCTCACCAACAAGCTTTACAAGAAAGACCTGCTGCAGAAGATCAAGAAAGAAAAATACAAAGCGGTAGTGGCTCTTTATCCCGAGCGCCAGATGTCGCGGCTGTTCTATAAAGCGGAGATTCCCTATCGTCTGGGCACGGCCGGGCGGTTTCACTCTGTCTTTTTCAACATGCGTCTCGTACACAGCCGCAAGAAGAACCTCAAACACGAATACGAATACAATCTCGACTTCCTCAGATTCTTCCGGCGCGGCAAAACGGTCGATTTTCCCAACGTCTATCTGCGTCCGAAAGAAATAAACAACGCCCGCCGAATCTTAAACGAGGCCGGCGTGAGCGACCATTTCGTTGTAATCCATCCCGGCTCGGGCGGGTCGGCCGAGAGATGGCCGCTGGAAAACTTTATCAGGCTCTACCGTCTTCTCAAGCAGCACGGAATCGAGCTGGTTGTTTCAGGCTCCGAGGAAGAAGGCGAGGTTATCGCCGAGGCCGAAAAGGCGCTTGGCATTCCCGTCCGCAAAATCACCGGACAAACCGACCTGAGAACGCTGGCGGCCGTATTATCCCTGGCGAACCTCGTCGTGGCCAATTCCACCGGGCCGCTGCATCTCGCGGTCGCGGTCGGCACGCACGGCGTGGGCTTATATCCGAGCCGCAAGGCCATGTCGCCGCTCCGCTGGGGACCGCTCGGCGCGGGGGGCAGGGTCATCCAGCCGGTCGGCGTGGAGTGCAAGTGTCCGCCACGGCACTGCAAGTGCATGGAAACCATAACACCCGAACGAGTCATGAACGAAATTCTCGAGATGCTCCAAACCGCGCCGGAGGCAAAACGGTAG